Proteins co-encoded in one Ziziphus jujuba cultivar Dongzao chromosome 9, ASM3175591v1 genomic window:
- the LOC107427064 gene encoding uncharacterized protein LOC107427064 isoform X3, producing MNLDMAHAMSVPSTGLLEFGSNPQVRGSHLKFGDFVLRRSPRFLRIQAVQENGGPRRLVDIIRLVPELSRNYFRSPSRRALFGGISLLGGFYVAQTISLSFGALGVNDVIAAVVCVLLTEYVTRFYYSRPKEGESSHVQ from the exons ATGAATCTTGACATGGCACATGCTATGAGTGTTCCCTCTACAGGCCTCCTTGAGTTTGGCTCAAATCCTCAAGTGAGAGGTTCACATTTAAAATTTGGAGATTTTGTTTTAAGACGTTCACCTAGGTTTCTCCGTATTCAAGCTGTGCAAGAGAATGGAGGGCCTAGAAGATTAGTTGATATTATCAGACTTGTGCCAGAGCTCTCAAGGAACTATTTCAGAAGTCCCTCTAGGAGGGCTCTCTTTGGGGGGATTTCTCTGTTAGGTGGCTTCTATGTTGCACAAACCATCTCTCTGTCATTTGGAGCTTTAGGAGTCAATGATGTGATAGCTGCAGTAGTATGTGTTCTTCTTACCGAGTATGTAACAAGATTTTACTACAGCCGTCCAAAG GAAGGGGAATCTTCTCATGTGCAGTGA
- the LOC107427064 gene encoding uncharacterized protein LOC107427064 isoform X4: MNLDMAHAMSVPSTGLLEFGSNPQVRGSHLKFGDFVLRRSPRFLRIQAVQENGGPRRLVDIIRLVPELSRNYFRSPSRRALFGGISLLGGFYVAQTISLSFGALGVNDVIAAVVCVLLTEYVTRFYYSRPK, encoded by the exons ATGAATCTTGACATGGCACATGCTATGAGTGTTCCCTCTACAGGCCTCCTTGAGTTTGGCTCAAATCCTCAAGTGAGAGGTTCACATTTAAAATTTGGAGATTTTGTTTTAAGACGTTCACCTAGGTTTCTCCGTATTCAAGCTGTGCAAGAGAATGGAGGGCCTAGAAGATTAGTTGATATTATCAGACTTGTGCCAGAGCTCTCAAGGAACTATTTCAGAAGTCCCTCTAGGAGGGCTCTCTTTGGGGGGATTTCTCTGTTAGGTGGCTTCTATGTTGCACAAACCATCTCTCTGTCATTTGGAGCTTTAGGAGTCAATGATGTGATAGCTGCAGTAGTATGTGTTCTTCTTACCGAGTATGTAACAAGATTTTACTACAGCCGTCCAAAG TGA
- the LOC107427064 gene encoding uncharacterized protein LOC107427064 isoform X2, giving the protein MNLDMAHAMSVPSTGLLEFGSNPQVRGSHLKFGDFVLRRSPRFLRIQAVQENGGPRRLVDIIRLVPELSRNYFRSPSRRALFGGISLLGGFYVAQTISLSFGALGVNDVIAAVVCVLLTEYVTRFYYSRPKLSPKRPKVHISI; this is encoded by the exons ATGAATCTTGACATGGCACATGCTATGAGTGTTCCCTCTACAGGCCTCCTTGAGTTTGGCTCAAATCCTCAAGTGAGAGGTTCACATTTAAAATTTGGAGATTTTGTTTTAAGACGTTCACCTAGGTTTCTCCGTATTCAAGCTGTGCAAGAGAATGGAGGGCCTAGAAGATTAGTTGATATTATCAGACTTGTGCCAGAGCTCTCAAGGAACTATTTCAGAAGTCCCTCTAGGAGGGCTCTCTTTGGGGGGATTTCTCTGTTAGGTGGCTTCTATGTTGCACAAACCATCTCTCTGTCATTTGGAGCTTTAGGAGTCAATGATGTGATAGCTGCAGTAGTATGTGTTCTTCTTACCGAGTATGTAACAAGATTTTACTACAGCCGTCCAAAG ttgtccCCTAAGAGACCCAAAGTCCATATTTCCATCTAA
- the LOC107427064 gene encoding uncharacterized protein ycf20 isoform X1 encodes MNLDMAHAMSVPSTGLLEFGSNPQVRGSHLKFGDFVLRRSPRFLRIQAVQENGGPRRLVDIIRLVPELSRNYFRSPSRRALFGGISLLGGFYVAQTISLSFGALGVNDVIAAVVCVLLTEYVTRFYYSRPKVTFPVALLNNFKMGFTYGLFIDAFKLAS; translated from the coding sequence ATGAATCTTGACATGGCACATGCTATGAGTGTTCCCTCTACAGGCCTCCTTGAGTTTGGCTCAAATCCTCAAGTGAGAGGTTCACATTTAAAATTTGGAGATTTTGTTTTAAGACGTTCACCTAGGTTTCTCCGTATTCAAGCTGTGCAAGAGAATGGAGGGCCTAGAAGATTAGTTGATATTATCAGACTTGTGCCAGAGCTCTCAAGGAACTATTTCAGAAGTCCCTCTAGGAGGGCTCTCTTTGGGGGGATTTCTCTGTTAGGTGGCTTCTATGTTGCACAAACCATCTCTCTGTCATTTGGAGCTTTAGGAGTCAATGATGTGATAGCTGCAGTAGTATGTGTTCTTCTTACCGAGTATGTAACAAGATTTTACTACAGCCGTCCAAAGGTAACATTTCCCGTTGCTCTTCTTAACAATTTCAAGATGGGATTCACTTATGGTCTTTTCATTGATGCTTTTAAGCTGGCAAGCTAA